The sequence GAGAACGGAGCGCCCGTCCTTGAGGGCGCCATCGGTTTTCTCGAGTGCGACACTCACGAGGAGCTGCCGGGAGGGGACCACACCATCGTGGTCGGGCGCGTCACCCGCATCGAGATTGAAGAGGACGTGCGCCCGCCGCTTCTTTTCTACGCCAGCGCCTACCGGAAAATGGACATGGGGGGAAGCTACGACTAGGGGGAAACAAAGACAACAGGATCGTTTCCATGAACGGTCCATTGATTTACAACAAGCGTCGCACGCCCTTTTCCCGATGCCGGGCCACGCCGCTCCCAAGACACTCCAATTTCATATTGCCCCCAAGCCTCCCAAGGATTATGTTTTCACCCAAGGTGTCATGAAAATGCCCCGAAAGGAGCATGACCGCATGCAGAAGTTTCCCGAGCCTTGAAAAAGGAAAAAGGAGGACCGGATGCACAGGAATTTCATGAAAATAGCCCTTTTGTTGGCTCTCGTCTTGGGCCTGGGGAGCTGGGCGCATGCGGGCTCTCCGGAGGCGCCGTTTGGAGACAAGGTCTCCGGGGCGTTACTCAACTACAACCGGGCCTCGCCCTTTGTCGCATCCTCCGGCGTTCTGGGAAAGGGAGGCGTGGCCGAGGTGAAGGCGCTCGGTTTTAAAACAATCGTTGATTTGCGCGCCCCAAGTGAAGGTATCGCAGAAGAGAAGGCCGAGGCAGAAGCCATGGGGCTTCGCTACATCAACATCCCGGTTTCGACCGCTGCACCCACAAATGCCCAAGTAGCGGCGTTTGCAAAAATTGTCGAAAATCCAGCCAACTATCCCATCCTCTTCCATTGCCAGTCGGCAAACCGGACGGGCGCCATGTGGGCGCTCTACCGTTTCCGCAAGGGGGTTCCCCCGGCGGTCGCCGTAGAGGAAGGCCGCACATTGGGGCTCAAATCCAGCCGTGAGAAAGCCGTTCGCCTGCGCCTGGGATTGTCCCCGGCGTCAAAATAGGAAAATCCCATGAATGCTACCCCGCGGCCTTTCTGGCCGCCTCTCGTTTCGGGCATCGCGCTGGGGCTGGCCCTGTTGCTGACCTTCTTGATAACGGGGCATGGACTGGCGGCAAGCGGTTTGTTCACAGAGCTTACGGCGGCGATAGGGAAACTCCTTGTTCCGGGCATTGTGGAGGCCAACCGCTACCTGGGCCCATACGCAAAGGGAAATCCCCTGACAAGCTGGGTCAGCTGGGAAATTCTCGGGGTCATCATCGGCGCGCTGGCCGGGGCGCTCTCGAGCGGCCGCTTCCGGTTCAT is a genomic window of bacterium containing:
- a CDS encoding sulfur transferase domain-containing protein, giving the protein MKIALLLALVLGLGSWAHAGSPEAPFGDKVSGALLNYNRASPFVASSGVLGKGGVAEVKALGFKTIVDLRAPSEGIAEEKAEAEAMGLRYINIPVSTAAPTNAQVAAFAKIVENPANYPILFHCQSANRTGAMWALYRFRKGVPPAVAVEEGRTLGLKSSREKAVRLRLGLSPASK
- a CDS encoding YeeE/YedE thiosulfate transporter family protein, translated to MNATPRPFWPPLVSGIALGLALLLTFLITGHGLAASGLFTELTAAIGKLLVPGIVEANRYLGPYAKGNPLTSWVSWEILGVIIGALAGALSSGRFRFMVERGTGIRPGGRLGWAFLGGILTGFGSRLARGCTSGLGLSGGATLSVAAFLFLVMFFAAGFVTMRFTRRTWE